A DNA window from Rossellomorea marisflavi contains the following coding sequences:
- a CDS encoding recombinase family protein, with protein sequence MKIGYARVSTQDQSLDLQVDALQKAGCERIYTEKMSGRKDDRPELQKCLDALRSGDVLVVYKLDRLGRSTFKLLELTAGFERDGVDFVSIVDGIDTTTPVGRFFFRTMASIAELERDIIVERTQAGLQAARARGRVGGRPAKAKKDVERALKLYDSNQYSVPEIVEMTEVSKATLYRAINKRKNMTENKST encoded by the coding sequence ATGAAAATCGGGTATGCTCGTGTTAGTACGCAGGATCAGTCGCTGGACTTACAGGTGGACGCATTACAGAAGGCAGGGTGTGAGCGTATATACACCGAGAAGATGAGCGGTAGGAAAGACGACCGGCCGGAGTTACAGAAGTGCCTGGACGCGCTAAGGTCCGGCGATGTCCTGGTGGTATATAAGCTCGACCGGCTGGGGCGCTCCACCTTTAAGCTACTGGAACTGACCGCAGGCTTTGAACGTGACGGTGTAGACTTCGTATCCATCGTTGATGGTATCGACACTACAACGCCAGTAGGGCGCTTCTTCTTCCGCACAATGGCCTCTATAGCAGAGCTTGAACGGGATATCATAGTCGAGCGCACACAGGCAGGCCTGCAGGCAGCACGCGCCCGAGGTAGAGTAGGTGGTCGTCCAGCCAAGGCGAAGAAGGACGTGGAAAGAGCGCTGAAACTTTACGATAGCAATCAATACTCTGTTCCTGAGATCGTTGAAATGACGGAAGTCAGCAAAGCAACTCTTTATCGTGCAATCAATAAGCGAAAAAACATGACCGAAAATAAGTCGACATAA
- a CDS encoding phBC6A51 family helix-turn-helix protein — protein MTLKQLGPDHYAAIAMLALPKRGGKTYEEIAEELGVHVNTLYNWRRDELFQREYKREIVRASADRLPEIFAAIPAHIIKDGNAALFKTLLQANDMLTDRVEVSHNSEESKDIDAIKARLAEFRKRSESTSD, from the coding sequence ATGACATTAAAGCAACTTGGACCCGACCACTATGCCGCCATCGCCATGCTTGCTCTGCCTAAGCGCGGAGGTAAGACGTATGAAGAAATCGCCGAAGAGCTAGGCGTTCATGTCAACACGCTCTACAATTGGCGACGTGACGAGCTCTTCCAACGTGAGTACAAGCGCGAGATCGTGCGTGCATCGGCCGACAGACTACCGGAGATATTCGCAGCCATTCCGGCCCATATCATCAAGGACGGTAACGCAGCGCTATTCAAGACGTTGTTGCAGGCGAATGACATGCTGACGGATCGCGTGGAGGTATCGCACAACTCGGAAGAAAGCAAGGACATTGACGCAATCAAGGCGAGGCTAGCAGAGTTCCGTAAGAGGAGCGAATCCACAAGCGATTGA